One genomic window of Nicotiana sylvestris chromosome 10, ASM39365v2, whole genome shotgun sequence includes the following:
- the LOC104235621 gene encoding B-box zinc finger protein 21-like — translation MKIQCDVCNKNEASVFCTADEAALCEACDHRVHHVNKLASKHQRFSLLQPSTKQFPLCDICQERRAILFCQQDRAILCRECDLSIHKVNEHTQKHNRYLLTGIKLSANSALYSSIPSPSAASSANSSASSFKSQNPTNKPAAVEAVTVVKEKVGGCNSQLVNVGGNNLTSSISEYLEMLPGWHVEDFLDCSTPNGSSKIGDEDMLSFWDTDLESHMSSFPPQNIGVWVPQAPSPLQSKQQIQIQFLSPSNLNFGGQIGIKDSREVNSIKSSRKWRDDNSFAVPQISPPSTSFKRSRTLW, via the exons ATGAAGATACAGTGTGATGTCTGTAACAAGAATGAAGCCTCTGTATTTTGTACAGCAGATGAAGCTGCCCTTTGTGAAGCTTGTGACCATCGCGTCCACCATGTCAACAAACTTGCTAGCAAGCATCAGCGTTTCTCTCTTCTTCAACCTTCTACTAAACAATTCCCTTTGTGTGATATTTGTCAG GAAAGGAGGGCTATCTTATTTTGTCAACAAGATAGGGCAATTCTATGTAGAGAGTGTGATCTTTCAATACACAAAGTAAATGAGCACACTCAAAAGCATAACAGATACCTTCTTACTGGTATTAAGCTCTCAGCAAATTCTGCTCTCTATTCTTCTATACCATCACCATCAGCAGCTTCCTCTGCCAATTCCTCTGCTTCAAGTTTCAAGTCTCAAAACCCCACAAATAAGCCTGCAGCTGTGGAAGCAGTGACGGTTGTTAAAGAGAAAGTTGGTGGATGTAATTCTCAATTGGTGAATGTTGGGGGAAATAACTTAACAAGTAGTATATCAGAGTACTTAGAGATGTTGCCTGGTTGGCATGTTGAAGATTTTCTTGATTGTTCTACTCCTAATGGGTCTTCTAAG ATTGGTGATGAGGATATGTTGTCATTTTGGGATACTGATCTTGAGAGTCATATGAGTTCTTTTCCCCCACAAAATATTGGTGTTTGGGTTCCTCAAGCCCCTTCTCCTCTGCAGTCAAAGCAGCAGATTCAGATCCAATTTTTATCTCCTTCAAATTTGAACTTTGGTGGGCAAATTGGGATCAAGGACTCAAGAGAAGTCAATAGCATCAAGTCCAGTAGAAAGTGGAGAGATGACAATTCTTTTGCTGTTCCACAGATTAGCCCACCTTCCACCTCTTTCAAGAGATCAAGAACTCTTTGGTAG